A region from the Mucilaginibacter sp. CSA2-8R genome encodes:
- a CDS encoding TIM-barrel domain-containing protein, whose protein sequence is MIKKHLLPLMLLLLNTYFAQAQIVQEVCPGVFKITLGKPDTFTPERFREELPQVSALRQLPAGKLPFNLTDIKINFNPRGTIIELPLSGDEQLYGFGLQMGSFRQNRLRKVPVVNDYPSNDLGYSHAPVPYYVSNKGYAVLVNTAKYTTFYCGGNQPKQGGPASKNNSSDTTKLTVQDLYNSTATSAGNMLVDIPGVNGIEIFVFAGPDMLTAVQRYNLFSGGGAMPPLWALGIKYRVKADFKDTDVYKTTDYFRKKQLPISVIGLEPRWQTAAYPCSFAWNPDFFPYPAKFIAQLKSQGYQVNLWEHAFVSSSSPIYQALLPQSGNYLAFNGLVPDFASAKGRDIFAQYHQDKLVDIGISGFKLDECDNSDLRFGSARWSFPELSQFPSGIDGERMHQVFGLLYQKTIYNIYKKLNQRTLLDVRSSGALAAPYPAALYSDTYDHAQYVEQISNTGFSGLLWSPEVRESSSFKELARRSQTAILSAQTLYNSWYLQNPPWLQFDRDKNNKGILLPDAEQNEATIKKLLNFRMQLIPYLYEAFHKYQQDGYPVFRALVMDYPSDEHVFEVANEYMIGKSLLAAPIVGGADTRDVYLPSGNWYNFNTNEKYTGGKSYRVNFKLDDIPLFVKEGTILPLAAPIQFTDNKTVFHLTCSVYGKKVDNAYLFEDDGISFNYLNAKCNNIELTIDGAKVKMKRKGTYVQKRYVIDRTTIIP, encoded by the coding sequence ATGATCAAAAAACATTTATTGCCCTTAATGCTGCTATTACTGAACACCTATTTTGCCCAGGCGCAAATTGTTCAAGAGGTATGCCCGGGCGTATTTAAAATCACACTTGGTAAGCCTGATACGTTTACACCAGAGCGTTTCAGAGAAGAACTGCCACAGGTAAGTGCTTTAAGACAATTGCCTGCCGGAAAACTTCCTTTCAACCTTACCGACATTAAAATCAATTTCAACCCACGTGGCACTATCATAGAATTACCCTTAAGCGGCGACGAGCAACTTTACGGCTTTGGTTTACAAATGGGCTCTTTCAGACAAAACAGGCTGCGCAAAGTACCTGTGGTAAACGATTACCCGTCAAATGATTTAGGATACAGTCATGCACCTGTCCCCTATTATGTATCTAATAAGGGATATGCTGTCCTGGTAAATACAGCTAAATATACTACCTTTTATTGCGGAGGCAACCAACCTAAACAAGGCGGACCAGCTTCAAAAAATAATTCATCAGACACTACGAAGCTAACAGTTCAGGACTTATACAATTCCACAGCGACATCAGCAGGCAATATGCTGGTAGACATTCCGGGAGTAAACGGAATTGAAATTTTTGTTTTTGCAGGCCCTGATATGCTTACTGCTGTACAACGCTACAATCTGTTTTCGGGCGGTGGTGCCATGCCTCCGCTTTGGGCACTGGGTATAAAGTACCGTGTTAAGGCAGATTTTAAAGATACAGATGTATACAAGACGACTGACTACTTTAGAAAAAAACAATTACCGATAAGCGTAATCGGATTAGAACCACGCTGGCAGACAGCAGCTTATCCATGTTCGTTTGCCTGGAACCCGGATTTCTTTCCTTATCCGGCCAAATTCATAGCACAATTAAAAAGCCAGGGCTATCAGGTAAATTTATGGGAACATGCATTTGTATCTTCTTCTTCACCTATTTATCAGGCTTTGCTCCCTCAATCTGGCAATTATCTGGCGTTTAACGGGCTTGTTCCAGATTTTGCGAGCGCCAAAGGAAGAGACATATTTGCTCAATATCATCAAGATAAACTTGTTGATATTGGCATTAGTGGTTTTAAATTGGATGAATGCGACAACTCCGACCTTCGGTTTGGCAGCGCACGATGGAGTTTTCCCGAACTCTCGCAATTTCCGTCAGGTATTGATGGCGAGCGCATGCACCAGGTGTTTGGCTTGCTTTATCAAAAAACCATTTACAACATCTACAAAAAGCTTAACCAGCGTACACTTTTAGACGTGCGCTCGTCGGGAGCATTAGCTGCGCCTTATCCGGCAGCTTTGTACAGCGATACTTATGATCATGCACAATATGTTGAGCAGATCAGCAATACCGGATTTTCAGGCTTATTGTGGTCGCCCGAAGTTCGCGAGTCTTCTTCTTTCAAAGAATTAGCACGCCGCAGCCAAACAGCAATACTTTCAGCACAAACCCTATACAATAGCTGGTATCTGCAAAACCCACCATGGCTTCAGTTTGATCGCGACAAAAATAACAAAGGCATCCTTTTACCGGATGCAGAGCAGAATGAAGCTACGATAAAAAAATTGCTGAATTTCCGTATGCAGCTAATACCCTATTTATATGAGGCATTTCATAAATATCAGCAAGATGGTTACCCGGTTTTTAGAGCATTGGTGATGGACTACCCGTCAGACGAACACGTATTTGAAGTTGCCAACGAATATATGATTGGTAAAAGTTTGTTAGCTGCACCCATTGTAGGGGGCGCAGATACCCGTGATGTGTATTTGCCATCAGGAAACTGGTATAACTTTAACACCAACGAGAAATATACCGGCGGCAAAAGTTACCGTGTAAATTTTAAACTGGATGATATACCCCTATTTGTTAAAGAGGGTACCATTTTACCGTTAGCTGCCCCAATTCAGTTTACGGATAATAAAACCGTTTTTCATTTAACATGCTCAGTTTACGGAAAAAAAGTAGACAACGCGTATCTTTTTGAGGATGATGGCATCAGCTTTAATTATCTAAATGCTAAGTGCAATAACATTGAACTTACCATCGACGGAGCTAAAGTTAAAATGAAAAGAAAGGGCACTTATGTTCAAAAACGATATGTTATTGACCGCACCACTATTATTCCATAA
- a CDS encoding RICIN domain-containing protein, which yields MEVSGDVSANAKYQNHQTIDQWQAVGNDDKDSWQRWYVIYVNTVNGVKYYHFRNSFSGQVLESPNITAGDKVWQARTPLSGYSDNQLWSINQLGSANQYTIVNKGTGLSIANPNASATNGTAVIQELATKDDRQKWVFTQRSPGTYRDELVNRIFERNLNSQGSVAFDEGTSIPLTWGSNAGKVLWITQDAYDGATLQPNGKFVCGQFFNYGNSFILQNSINDSGSSGANITRNGAKQVVDKQPNSNFAWPDVGVELGQHVYIHVAEGVGFVGLNSQSIWDFTESSGNEWSGTRLTPPGVNQTDINYCNGMVKYTDGYVYAFGGGLKVDGMYVARFSQSNPNVWTFWNGSAWASTPTTNAAAAINIGKNKPGAAVAYCNGKWVMMYLSDPLFCNPVREVYVASSTNMMGPFSDPVTVHTIQENINNNKTFYYTPTIHTEYVNGRNELLLGYSLNYDVCGQGPCTDGFKDPYYYRPKFIRVPYSKIGL from the coding sequence ATGGAAGTGTCTGGCGATGTGTCTGCCAACGCCAAATATCAAAATCATCAAACCATTGATCAATGGCAGGCCGTTGGTAATGATGACAAAGACAGCTGGCAACGATGGTATGTGATATATGTTAATACGGTAAACGGAGTTAAATACTACCATTTTCGCAATTCATTTTCAGGACAGGTGCTTGAATCGCCTAACATAACAGCAGGTGATAAAGTGTGGCAGGCTCGTACTCCACTTTCAGGTTACTCTGATAACCAATTATGGAGCATTAACCAGCTTGGCAGCGCCAATCAGTACACCATAGTTAACAAAGGCACAGGATTGTCTATAGCTAACCCCAACGCCTCTGCCACAAACGGAACAGCTGTTATTCAAGAACTTGCTACTAAAGACGACAGACAAAAATGGGTATTCACTCAGCGCTCACCCGGCACCTACAGAGACGAGTTAGTTAATCGCATATTTGAGCGCAATTTAAATAGCCAAGGCTCTGTCGCTTTTGATGAGGGCACCAGCATCCCATTAACCTGGGGTAGTAATGCCGGAAAAGTATTATGGATTACCCAAGATGCCTATGACGGTGCTACGTTGCAGCCTAACGGCAAATTTGTTTGCGGGCAATTTTTTAACTATGGTAACTCCTTTATATTACAGAATAGCATTAACGACTCCGGCAGTAGCGGCGCTAATATAACCAGAAACGGCGCTAAGCAAGTAGTTGATAAACAACCAAACTCAAACTTTGCCTGGCCGGACGTTGGCGTAGAACTTGGGCAGCATGTATATATTCATGTTGCCGAAGGTGTGGGTTTTGTAGGGCTTAACAGTCAAAGCATTTGGGATTTTACAGAAAGTTCAGGAAATGAGTGGTCTGGCACACGACTTACTCCGCCTGGGGTAAATCAAACTGATATAAATTACTGTAATGGCATGGTTAAGTATACCGACGGGTACGTGTATGCTTTTGGAGGCGGCTTAAAAGTGGACGGAATGTATGTAGCTCGCTTTTCGCAAAGCAATCCAAACGTATGGACTTTTTGGAACGGTTCTGCATGGGCATCCACACCAACAACTAATGCTGCTGCTGCCATTAACATAGGCAAAAATAAGCCAGGTGCTGCTGTTGCTTACTGTAATGGCAAGTGGGTAATGATGTATTTGAGCGATCCGCTTTTTTGTAACCCGGTGCGCGAAGTTTATGTTGCATCGTCTACAAACATGATGGGGCCATTTAGCGACCCGGTGACGGTGCATACAATACAGGAAAACATCAACAATAACAAAACCTTTTATTATACACCAACTATTCACACAGAATACGTAAATGGCCGTAACGAGCTGCTTTTGGGCTATAGTTTAAACTATGATGTTTGCGGACAAGGGCCTTGTACCGATGGCTTTAAAGACCCATATTATTACCGTCCTAAATTCATAAGAGTACCATACTCCAAAATAGGTTTATAA